A stretch of DNA from Brevibacillus ruminantium:
GGCTTGGTCAATCAGGTGACTGCTCCTGATCAACTCATGTCTGCCGCGTTGGCCATGGCACAGCAGATCGCAGAGAACGCCCCCATTGCCTTGGCCCAGGCCAAATTTGCCATCGATCACGGCCTGGAGGCCGACCTGGCTACCGGATTGGCGATGGAGAGCAACGCCTATCAGGTGCTGATTCCTACCCGGGATCGCCGGGAGGGACTGGAGGCCTTTAAAGAAAAACGCAAACCGGAGTATCGCGGCGAATAAGAGGAGGGAGAGTGACACCCATGAGCAAACACGCAGAAGAGATGCTGAGAGAACGCACGGCCCAGGTAGAAAAGGGCGGTGACGAGAAATACCATGACAAACTGAAGGAGCAGAACAAACTGTTTGTCCGTGATCGGCTGAAGCTGCTTTTTGATGACGAGTTTCTGCTGGAGGACGGCCTGTTTGCCAATTTTATGGCTGGTGATTTGCCGGCAGACGGAGTGGTAACCGCGATTGGGAAGGTGAACGGTCAAACGGTTTGTGTCATGGCCAACGATTCAACGGTAAAAGCAGGCTCCTGGGGGGCACGGACGGTAGAGAAAATCATCCGGATTCAGGAAACGGCAGAAAAAATGCGCGTTCCCCTGCTCTATCTGGTCGATTCTGCGGGAGCGCGGATTACCGATCAGCTCGAGATGTTTCCAGGCAGGCGCGGGGCCGGACGCATTTTTTACAACCAAGTAAAGCTCTCTGGAAAAATTCCGCAGGTCTGCATCCTGTTTGGACCCTCTGCTGCAGGGGGAGCGTATATTCCCGCATTTTGCGACATCGTGATCATGGTGGATAAAAACGCCAGCATGTATTTGGGTTCCCCGCGGATGGCCGAGATGGTGATCGGGGAAAAAGTGACGCTGGAAGAGCTGGGCGGCGCCCGGATGCATTGTTCCGTCAGCGGCTGCGGAGATTTGCTGGCGGCTAATGAAGAAGAGGCCATTGCCGCCGCTCGTCGCTACCTCGCCTACTTTCCGGAGAACTATACCGCCAAGCCTCCCGCCGCTGCACCATTGCCGCCGCGCCCGGATACCAAAAAGATCGGTGAGATTGTGCCGGAGAATCAGAATGCTCCATTTAATATGTACGAACTGATCGATGCGTTGGTGGACGAAGGCTCTTTCTTTGAGGTGAAAAAGCTGTTTGCCCAGGAGCTGATCACGGGGCTGGCCCGCCTGGATGGAAAACCGGTCGGCATCATTGCGAATCAGCCGCGTGTCAAAGGGGGCGTGCTGTTCGTCGACTCGGCCGACAAGGCGGCTCGATTTATCACGCTCTGCGACGCTTACCAGATTCCGCTTTTGTTCCTGGCAGATGTACCGGGCTTTATGATTGGTACCGCTGTGGAACGGGCAGGGATAATCCGCCACGGGGCCAAGATGATCTCGGCGATGGCCGAAGCGACCGTCCCGAAAATTTCTGTCATCGTCCGCAAAGCATACGGGGCAGGTTTGTACGCCATGGCCAGCTCGGCCTTTGAGCCTGATGCCTGCCTCGCCCTGCCTGGTGCCCAGATTGCTGTCATGGGACCCGAAGCAGCCGTAAATGCCGTGTACAGCAATAAAATTCAGGCGATTGAAGATCCGCAGGAACGCCAGGCATTTATTCAGCAAAAGCGTCAAGAATATCAGGAGGATATTGACATCTACCTGCTCGCCTCCAACCTGATCGTCGATGCCATCATCCAGCCGGATGAGCTGCGACGCGAGCTGATCGGCAGATATGAAGTGTATGCAGGCAAAAAGCAGCAATTTTCGGATCGGAAGCATCCGGTTTACCCAGTGTAAAAATTCTCTAGCAAGACTGTCTCCAAAAAGAGGAGGCAGTCTTTTTTATTTCCGGAAAACATAGAGAAAGAAGCGATAGTGAGACAGAAGGAGGTTTTCTTTCAACAAAAGCCTATTCCTTGGATGGATGTAAGTAAACGTCAGTGAATAATTGTTCGATAATTTCGATCTTTTTACGTAGGAAGAATTGATCATTTCCGCTAACTTTGGTATTCTGGAAATAAGTATTTATTAATGTGGGTGAACAAATGCCGTTTCAGAAGATACGCATGCATCTGGTTGTCATCGGTGGCGGTTCAGTGGGACTGCTTTACGCTGCACGCTTGCTTCTGAGCGGGCATTCAGTCGAACTCGTTACCCGTACACATGTTCAAGCAAAGCAATTGACAGCGGAAGGCATTACGCTTCATCAACTGGATGGCAGGCAGCGGCACACCGCCGTTCGGAGCCAACCGCTGGAAGTAGGTTTGCCGGAAGCGGATCTTTATCTGCTGGCGGTAAAACAGACCGACCTCGATGAGATTTTGCCTTACCTGCAGAGGATTCCGCCCCGCTCTCGGGTGCTAGCACTGCAAAATGGCATGGGACACTACGAAAGATTCACGGAGTTTCTGGATCGTCAGCAGTGTTTCTTTGCCAGCAATACCGAGGGGGCACGCCGTCTTTCGCCGGTAGAGGTAGAACATACCGGGACGGGACTGCTGCGTATTGGTCCTTGGGATGTCCAGGAAAATGCGGATCCAACATGTGCCGCTTTTGTCGAACTGGCCAATCATAGCGGCTTTCAAGCTGTTTATGAGCAGGCGATCAAGCCATTTGCCTGGCGCAAACTGCTGGCAAACGCCCTGATCAACCCGCTCACCGCCCTGTTTGAGATACCAAACGGAATGCTGCTGGAATCACCTTATACCATTCAGTTGATGAGAGAGTTGTTTGAGGAGGCAGCTTCCGTAGCCAACAGCTGCGGTGAAAAAATAGAAGAGCGAGATTGGCAGGAAGTTGTAAAAATTTGCCGAAATACATCCCGGAACATATCCTCCATGTTGCAAGACATTCGGCGGCGGAATCAGACAGAAGTAAACGCTATCAACGGTTATCTCGTACAAATGGGAAGGGAAACCGGACAGCCCACCCCTATGCATGAGACATTGCTGCGCGCCGTGCTTCTGAAAACAGACATGGTCGAGGGGAAGGGAGAGGGCCGTGCGTGACCTTTTTCGGTAAACTTTGGTCGTTACTTACTGGGACATGGACCTATTTTTGGGCGATCCTGACCGCGTTTCCCTTTTTGGGGTTTCCGCTCGCTTACTTCTCGATCTTTGCTTGGAAGCGAGACCGGCGTCTGGCAGGGCGCTGGGCAATCAATATCACGAATTTTTTGTTGATTCGCGCTGTCGCCGTCGGCTATAGCGTGATTTGGCCAGAGGCAGTCTCTGTCTGGTGGTGGATTACCGGGTTCTTCGTGACGGCGATCGCGTTGCTCGGTTTCATACAAGTGAAATGGAAAGGCAAGCTCTCCTTGTTGAAAGCCAGCTTTTCAGTCTGGAGATTATCTTTTCTTCTATTTGGACTGGTCTACGTGGTGTTGTATACGACCGGAATCGTAAAGACGATGGGCAACGTGTAAGCACCTGCGGTTCCGATACATATTCCAATAAAGAAAGAAGGTAGGTTTTATGAGGCTTCCCATCGAATCGATTGGGCATAAGATTCGCATGATTCGGAAAGAGCGTGGCTTTACCCTGGAAATTATGGCGAACAAAACCGGATTGAGCAAGGGTTTGCTTAGTCAGGTTGAGCGAGGGATTTCCCAGCCTTCCTTGGATTCGTTGTGGAAGATTACCAAGGCTCTTGAGGCATCTATCATTCATTTCTTTGAGGATATTGATCAAAAGCAGGTGCATGTGACTCGCAAGACGAAACGCAGACAGGTCGTATTTCCGGAATCCAGCGGGACCTACTCGTTGTTGTCTGCTGGTGGAAGCGCCAAGCTGGGGATGCTGGAAGTGCGTTTGCAACCCGGCCAGCAGGTGTTGGACAAATTCGTGCAAGGTGAGGGAGAAGAATGCTTCGTCGTTGCAGCGGGAAGTGTAACCGCCCGTTTTCACGACGAAGAGCATATTCTGGAGTCGGGAGACAGCCTGACATTTGACAGCACCAAAACACATAGTATCGAAAACACAGGCCAGGACGAAGCTGTCCTGATCTGGTCGGTCACGACGCCTCAATTTTAAGTTGCGAAAACCTACTGCTTACACTTTGACAACCCATTAAACGGGGTTGTCTTGTTTTTTGTAGAAAGGGGGCATGGTATAATTTGCAGTGACAAGGAGTAAGAAAGGTGAGCTTCTATGAATGTTGAATGCATATCACTTCCGTTGGCCAATCCATTGGCAGACGATTACCGGCAAGGTAAAGATAGCGCTTTGCGTTTTTTTAGGTATGCGCCCTATGACAAGCGCTCCTATCGGGAGAGGATCGAGTGGCTATCGCAAAATGATATTCCCCACCGCGAAGCATTGGCGGATGGTTTGTATACGTACAACCAGTCTATCGGCAATCACCAGGAAGCTCTGACAAACATCGAACTGCTGCGGCAGTCGGGAACCATGGTGGTCATCGGCGGTCAGCAGGCAGGTGTGCTAACCGGGCCTCTCTACACCATCCACAAAGCCATCCATTTGATCCAGGCTGCCAAGCGGCTGTCTGCGGAGTGGGGGGTAAGGGTTGTTCCCGTATTTTGGATTGCTGGAGAAGACCATGATATTGATGAGATTGATCATGTTTACGGGCTTCTCGATCAAGAGAGCAAACTGTACAAGGAAAAGCTGGCGCTAAAGCGATCCGGACGGCCGTCAGCAAGCAGTGTGCAGCTTGACCACAGTGATTGTCAGGCTTTCCTGAACAAGCTATTTGCCGGTCTGACGGAGACAAAGGAGACAAAAGAAATTCGCAAGTGGGCGGAAGAGAGCCTGGCAACCTCGAAAACCATCGTGGATTGGTTTGCCCGCTTGACGGCCGCGTTATTTGGAAAGTACGGCCTGATTCTGGTTGAATCCTCCCTTCCCTTTGTCAGAGAGCTGGAAAAACCGGTTTTTACGCAGATTCTGGAACAAAACGAATCGCTCAGCTCCCTGCTGGTGAAGGCGGCTGGAGAGCTGGAAAAGGCGGGGTATCCCCAACAGTTGGATGTGGGCGGGCAAGAGGCCAATCTGTTTCTCTACGAAGGAGTGGACCGCCTGCAGCTACTTCGACATGGCGATCACTTCGTCACCCGCAGGGGCACCTATACCCAGGGTGAACTGCTTGAGCTGCTGAAGAAAGACCCCTGTCGATTCAGCTCAAATGTAGTGACCCGCCCGCTGATGCAGGAGCATTTGTTTCCGACCCTTGCTTTTATCGGAGGGCCGGGTGAGGTTGCTTATTGGGCGTATTTACAAGAGATTTTTGCAGCCTTCGGCAAACAGTTGCCGATCGTCCTCCCGCGGATGTCTGTGACGCTGGTTGAGGGGGCGATTGCCCGTCTGCTGAAGGAATTTGACCTGAGCATCGAGCGCGCGCTGGGAGGATTTGCGTCCTGGAAAGAAGAGTGGGAGGCCCAGCAGGGACCCTATCCGCTGACCGATCGTTTTCAGGAGGTGCGAGACGCCTTGCGGGAGCTGTACCAGCCCGTAGTCAGCGAAGTGGCCCGGTTGGAGCCGGGACTGAAGCATTTGGCGGAAAAAAATGCAGCGCGGCTCCAAGAGCAGGTAGATTTCTTGGAAAGACGGCTGCACGCAGCGCTCGATCAACGAGAGGATATCGGATTGCGACGACTGTACCGGCTGGAAACGGCATTATATCCGGCAGGAGGGCTGCAAGAGCGGAAGCTGACGATCCTGCCGTTTCTCAATAGACACGGACTGTCACTGATCGATCGACTCGTCGAGGCGCCTTTTGTCCACGATGACAGTCATCAGGTTCTGTATTTGTAATTTCGATCTGGATAAAACGTTTGGCATAAAAGCCGCTTCCTATAAGGGTGCGGTTTTTTTCATGGAGCTTGCGGGATAGCTCAATACAGCAGTCTCGGAAATCTGCATACTGAAGTCTCTGGTATGTACATGCGACAATCTATTCATCCTCCAAAAACAGCAGTCTGCTGCTTCCCGATGGAAATATCTTTGCCGCCACCAGACGCTGGCCAAAGCTCAGTCCAAAGAAGTGGTCAAGCCCGTTATTCTTGTGATACGATGGGAAAAGTTACCTGTCACTTTGTTGTCATTTGTCGAAACATTTAACACATACAAACGTCATACCTAATGAACAGGTGATTTCCTGCGAAAGGTGGTCAAACTTTTCATGCAGAACAAGATGACAAACAGAGGAAAATGGGTATGGATGGCGGCTTTTGCCCTTTCCGTTACCTGCTTCTTTACGGGTGCGGGAGCTGGCCTACAGACAGCTGAGGCCCGTTATACCGATCAGATCAGCAGCAAAACCTTCGTCGATACAGATCGTCATTGGGCGAAAAAAGAGATCGATGAAGCCGTGCGAGCGGGTTGGCTGCAGGGTTTTCCAGATGGCACGTTTCGTCCGGAGCAGCCTGTTTCACAAGAACAGTTCATGGCTTTGCTCGAACGCCTCTTGCCCGCCTACAATGGCCATGAGCCCGATGACTTATCTCGGGAGCTGTATCTGAGCCCTGTACAGGGACGATGGTCAGAAAAAACCTACAAGCATCTGTTTTCGGCAGGAATCATCCCGAATGGCAAGCCGGAGGAGCCCGTTACTCGCGTAGAAGCGGCAAGGCTGTCGCTGGCTGCCCTGGGCAAGCAATCGGAGGGAGAAAAATATCGGGGCACTTCCTCTCGCTTTTTTAATGATGTCTCGCCTGACAAAGAAAATCAGGTTCTCACGATATACCCGATTTACAAGCTGGGAGTCATGACTGGCTACCCGGACGGCACATTTCGTCCGGATGATCGCGTGACCCGTGCGCAGGCTGTCGTCTTGCTGAAAGGGATCAAGGAAGCGGCAGCGGAGCTGTATCCGGGGCAGGTCACTGAAGCGGAGCGCGTGGCGATGACAAAAGCCGTTGATACGTTTGTCACCGGTGTGATGGACAAGGAGAGGATTCGTCGCTATGACGAGCTGGTCGCCTATGTGCAGAAACAGAAGCTGCCAGTGAGTGAGCGATTCCTGCAGGAGCATTTTTCCTTTATGAAATATGAGGTGTATGATTACGCCAGTTTTCCCCGCTTTGATGAACTGATCTACTACGCGAAAATCAGCGACGGGAAATACCGGATGACTGTGCAGTACTATGCGGGGGAACTGGGAGGCAGTATGGACCGGACCTTTTATCTCGCTTCGGAGGATGGAAAGAGCTTCCGTCTGATCGGAAAAGACGAATAATGCAAAACAGCCGTACCCCACTAGCTTCGAGCGGGTACGGTTGTTTTTTTTCGTTTCTCCCAGAGCAGGAGAAGTCCTGCGATGACCAGCGGGTAGAGAGCCGACCAGCCGAGAAAAGGGTAAAGGGCACCCGTGACAATCAGCGAGGTCCACGCGGCAAGCCGACCGTAGCGACTCTCTTTGAGAAGATGAATCCCGGCCAGACAACCGCCAATGTAGGTGGCAAAAAAAGTGGCGTTGGGAAGCTGGATCAGGCGGGCAAGATCGATCCAGCCCAGAGCGAGAACCGTAAGTACGAGGGCGAAGCAAAGCGTCAAAAAGAGCAGTCCGCCGATGGGGGTCCGGTATTTCCGGTGAAGCAGGCCAAACCAGCGCGGTGCAGAGCCTTCCCGTGCAAGGGCGTAAGCAATCCGCGAAGCAGCGCCAATATAGGCATTGACCGTCGCCACACAGATAAACAGGGCGGTCACCCCTACGATCCAGCCGCCGACGGGACCCAGCGAAAGCTGAACCATCACACTGAGCGACGCTTCTGAGCGTCCCAGCCCGTAGCTGTGGGTAGCCACGGTTAACAGCGCGACAGAAAAGTAAAGCAAAGCGACGATGCCAGCACTCCAGAGCACACCACGAACAGCGTTTTTCTCCGGATTGACGAATTCCTCAGACAGATGAGTAACGGCCTCCCAGCCGATAAAGCACCAGAACAGCAAGCCTGCGACCTGGGCCACACTCAACCAGCCATGCGGCACAAATGGAGTAAAGTGGGATACCTGCGCGTGTGGCAGAGCAGCGATCACAGCCAGGACCAGGATGGCTACGATCAGACCGACAACGACGGTCTGAACGCGGCTGGCCACCTGCAGCCCAAACACGTTCATGCTCACGACAGCCAGCAGGATGAGTGCGGCTGCGAGGTAGACCTGAAGCGGTCCCCAATCAAGAAGCACGGCTGCATAGTGGGAGGCGGTGACGGCGACAATCGGGGCACCCATGGGAACCGAAAGCAGAAAAAACCAACCGACCATATTGCCGAAGCGGTCCCCGTATGCCAGGCGCACAAACGTGGAGACGCCTCCCGAACTGGGGTGTTTCGCCGATAACAATCCCATTGTGATGGCCATCGGCAGCACCAGGATCGTCATCAGCAGCCAGGCCAGAATCGAGGCGGGGCCCGCTTTTTCGGCAGCCAAGCCGGGGAGGAGCAGTACACCCGAGCCGATGACGGCCCCAATGTACAGTGTGACAATATGGGGTAGTGACAGTGTCTTCGTAAGGCCGCTGGAGTGTGGAGCGGAGTTTTCCATTGTAAGCCCTCTCTTTTCATCGAAATCTTTGCGGAAACACGTACTCAGTTGCAGTGTAGCATAGACGAAAAGATCGGAGTTATCTATAATAATTGATAGTAACGATCGGAAAAATCGATGAAAAGGGGTGTGTCGGTTGGATACTCGTTATCTGCAAACCTTCCGCGAAGTAGCCAAATGGCAAAGCTTTACCCGTGCTGCCGAGGTATTGGGGTATGCGCAATCCAGTGTCACGACCCAAATACAGAATCTGGAGCAGGAATTTGGCGTCACGCTGTTTGAGCGATGGGGACGTAAAATCAAGCTGACTCATGCCGGGGAAGTTCTTCTCGATTACTGTGGTCAGTTACTGGGTTTACTGGATGAGGCAAAAATGCAGCTAAGCGAGCAGTCAGAGATGGCAGGCACGATCACGATTGGGACGGTAGAATCGCTGGCAGCATTCTATTTGCCGCCTTATCTGCAAACCTTTCGCCGCGAGCAGCCGCAGATGAAAGTTTTGCTTACGCCTGGAATCTGCCACGAGCTTCGCCAGGGAGTGAAGGACGGCACCTACGATTTTGCGGTTGTGCTCGACTGGCTGCAGTCTCACCCCGATTTGGACTGTGTCAACCTAGGAGAAGAAAAGTTGGTCGTCATCGCTACCCCCGAACATCCGCTGACAAAGAAAAAGCTTGTGAAAGCCGAGGATTTTGCCGGAGAGCAGTGGATATTCCCCGAAGCGGGCTGCAGCTATCGCGCGATGATCGAGTCTGTTCTGCGGGACTGCGGCACCGGTATCGAAACGTCGCTGGAATTTGGCAGTTTGGAGGCGATCAAGCAGTGCGTGGCATACGGACTGGGAATAGCCATCGTCCCCATGATCGCCATCACGGAAGAAGTAGAGAAGGGGCTTGTTACGGTACTTCCCTTTTCCCATCCGGATATCCGTGTGTACCGACAGCTCGTGTATCATAAAAAGAAGTGGATGCCGCGCTCGATGCGCTATTTTCTTGAACTGCTTTCCGGCAAAGGCGGTACTGGCGAGAAAGTAAACGCTAAAAACACAGCGGAATAGTTGTTTTTTCTTGCGGAGACTATGGTACGGATAGGAAAATGAAAATTCCTGTGGTAAGATTAAACGTAGCTGTTTTTTAGAAGAAGGAGGTTCATCCGTACATGAACATGGTATCTGAAAGCATTGTAAAAGATATGGCTCTCGCACCAAACGGTCATCTGAAGATCGACTGGGTAAAAGAACATATGCCGGTACTTAACCGCATCCGTGAGCGTTTTGAAAAGGAAAAGCCATTTGCAGGTCTGAAAGTGGCAATCTCTCTTCACCTGGAAGCGAAAACTGCTTATCTGGCGAAAGTCGTGCAAGCAGGCGGCGCCGAGGTAACCATTACTGGGTCCAACCCTCTGTCCACACAAGACGACGTATGCGCTGCCCTGGTGGAAGACGGCATTCGCGTTTTCGCCAAGTACAACCCATCGCCGGAAGAGTATAAAAGCCACATGATCAAAACACTGGAGACCCGTCCCGACCTGATCATTGACGACGGCGGCGATCTGGTGACGATCTTGCACAGTGAGCGCCGTGATCTGCTTTCCCAGGTGCGTGGCGGTGCGGAAGAGACGACTACCGGCATCTTGCGCCTCAAGGCTCTGGAAAAGGAAGGCAAGCTGGAATTCCCGATGGTCGCAGTTAACGACGCGTTCTGCAAATACTTGTTTGACAACCGCTATGGTACGGGTCAATCTGTATGGGACGGTATCAACCGTACAACCAACCTGGTAGTGGCAGGCAAGACGGTCGTGGTCGTCGGTTATGGCTGGTGCGGAAAAGGCGTAGCGATGCGTGCAAAAGGTCTGGGTGCGAAAGTGATCGTAACCGAGATCGACGCCATCAAAGCAGTGGAAGCGTACATGGACGGATTTGAAGTGATGCCGATGAGCGAAGCGGCGAAACACGGTGATTACTTTGTGACCGTGACTGGAAACCGTGACGTAATTCGCAAAGAGCATTTTGAAGTGATGAAAGACGGTGCGATCCTCTCCAATGCCGGCCACTTCGATGTCGAAGTAAACAAGGTAGAGCTGGAAGCGTTGTCGAAATCCAAGCGCACGGTTCGCAAAGATATCGAGGAATTTGTCCTTGCCGATGGTCGAAAAGTGTATCTCCTGGCCGAAGGGCGTCTGGTCAACCTGGCAGCGGGGGACGGTCACCCGGCAGAAATTATGGACATGACATTTGCTCTGCAAGCCGTTTCTCTGGAGCATGTAAACAAACAGTACGAATCCATCGGCAAGCGCGTGCTGAACGTACCGTACGAGCTGGATGCGATGGTCGCCCAATACAAACTGGAAGCACTGGGAATCAGAATCGACAAGCTGACCGACGAACAAAAAGCATATCTGGATAGCTGGGTCGAATAATATCGCGAAACGCGTCCTTTCCCGGTAAAAAAATCAACGAAAAATCCTGCTTACAAAAGCAGGATTTTTTCTTTATAATAGCTAATAGGTGTCCAAGTGGGGAAAAGTGGGGGAAAGTGGAGGCCTTTTGGAGGAAAGTGGGTGAATCGGCCGTGTTTATGGGTGAATACCAGCATAGCATCGATGATAAAGGCCGGTTGACGATCCCTGCCAAATTCCGTGATGGCCTTGGCACATCCTTCGTTGTTACCCGCGGACTTGACCAATGTCTGTTCGTCTACCCGATGGAAGAGTGGAAAGCTTTGGAGGAGCGGCTGAAGATGCTGCCGTTTACCAAAGCCGATGCACGCGCGTTTACGCGATTTTTCTTTTCGGGTGCATCAGAATGTGAGTGGGACAAGCAGGGAAGGGTAAATATACCGTCTACTCTGCGTGATTACGCCACGCTTCAAAAAGAGTGCGTTGTCATTGGGGTTTCCAATCGCGTGGAGATTTGGAGCAAAGATCGATGGGAGAATTATTTCGCTGAGTCGGAAGGCTCCTTCGGAGAGATCGCAGAGAAGCTTGTGGATTTTGATTTGTAGATCAACTGTGAGAATGCAACAAGAAAAAACGGTGTCGCGGGGCTGGACCCCGATCGCCACCGATGGAACTGGGAGTGACGGCTTTGTCATTTCATCATGTAACGGTTTTGCGCGAAGAAGCCGTTGACGGACTCAATATCCGGACAGATGGCATTTATATGGATTGTACGCTGGGTGGAGCTGGTCATAGCAGTCTGATCGCTTCGCGTCTGGCTCCGGGCGGACGTCTGATCGCTGTCGATCAGGACGATTGGGCGCTGGAAAATGCTAAAGAGCGGCTATTGCCCTACATAGATCGAGTCACGCTGGTTAAGAGCAATTTTCGCCACCTCAAGCAAATCATCGACGACCTGGGGCTAGATGGCGTCGATGGTGTACTGTTTGATCTGGGAGTCTCCTCCCCCCAATTGGACGAAGGGGAGCGAGGCTTCAGCTACAATGCTGATGCTCCGCTGGACATGAGAATGGACCAGCAGGCAGCGTTGACTGCCTATGAAATCATCAATGAATGGGACGAGCAGGAGCTTGCCCGCATCATCTGGGAATACGGCGAGGAAAAGTTTTCCCGGCGAATTGCCCGGCAAATTGTCCAGAGCAGACAACGCGCTCCGGTCGAGACGACAGGCGAGCTGGTCGAACTGATCAAGGAAGCGATTCCGGCTGCCGCCCGCAGAACGGGTCCGCATCCTGCCAAACGGACATTTCAGGCCATTCGGATTGCCGTAAATGACGAACTGGATGCCTTTCGGGATGCCGTGATCGATGCGATCAACATCCTGCGTCCAAATGGAAGAGTAAGCGTGATCACCTTTCACTCGCTGGAGGACCGGATTTGCAAGCAGGTTTATCAGGAGTATGCCAAAGGCTGCACCTGTCCGCCTTCGTTTCCGCTCTGCACCTGCGGGAATGAGGCCACTGTCAAGATCATTACCAGAAAGCCAATTTTACCATCGGAGCAAGAGTTAGAAGCAAACCCGCGCGCCCGTTCGGCGAAATTGCGGGTAGCGGAAAAATTGTAACGCTCGCAGCCAGAGCATAGGGAGGGAGAC
This window harbors:
- a CDS encoding adenosylhomocysteinase — encoded protein: MNMVSESIVKDMALAPNGHLKIDWVKEHMPVLNRIRERFEKEKPFAGLKVAISLHLEAKTAYLAKVVQAGGAEVTITGSNPLSTQDDVCAALVEDGIRVFAKYNPSPEEYKSHMIKTLETRPDLIIDDGGDLVTILHSERRDLLSQVRGGAEETTTGILRLKALEKEGKLEFPMVAVNDAFCKYLFDNRYGTGQSVWDGINRTTNLVVAGKTVVVVGYGWCGKGVAMRAKGLGAKVIVTEIDAIKAVEAYMDGFEVMPMSEAAKHGDYFVTVTGNRDVIRKEHFEVMKDGAILSNAGHFDVEVNKVELEALSKSKRTVRKDIEEFVLADGRKVYLLAEGRLVNLAAGDGHPAEIMDMTFALQAVSLEHVNKQYESIGKRVLNVPYELDAMVAQYKLEALGIRIDKLTDEQKAYLDSWVE
- the mraZ gene encoding division/cell wall cluster transcriptional repressor MraZ; the protein is MFMGEYQHSIDDKGRLTIPAKFRDGLGTSFVVTRGLDQCLFVYPMEEWKALEERLKMLPFTKADARAFTRFFFSGASECEWDKQGRVNIPSTLRDYATLQKECVVIGVSNRVEIWSKDRWENYFAESEGSFGEIAEKLVDFDL
- the rsmH gene encoding 16S rRNA (cytosine(1402)-N(4))-methyltransferase RsmH produces the protein MTALSFHHVTVLREEAVDGLNIRTDGIYMDCTLGGAGHSSLIASRLAPGGRLIAVDQDDWALENAKERLLPYIDRVTLVKSNFRHLKQIIDDLGLDGVDGVLFDLGVSSPQLDEGERGFSYNADAPLDMRMDQQAALTAYEIINEWDEQELARIIWEYGEEKFSRRIARQIVQSRQRAPVETTGELVELIKEAIPAAARRTGPHPAKRTFQAIRIAVNDELDAFRDAVIDAINILRPNGRVSVITFHSLEDRICKQVYQEYAKGCTCPPSFPLCTCGNEATVKIITRKPILPSEQELEANPRARSAKLRVAEKL